Genomic window (Saccharothrix australiensis):
CGACGCTGCACCTAAATGCATTTCGGGGAGAACCAGCTATCACGGAGTTTGATTGGCCTTTCACCCCTAACCACAGCTCATCCCCCAGGTTTTCAACCCTGGTGGGTTCGGGCCTCCACGCAGTCTTACCCACGCTTCACCCTGGCCATGGCTAGATCACCCCGCTTCGGGTCTAGACCACGCGACTCCACCGCCCTCTTCGGACTCGCTTTCGCTACGGCTACCCCACACGGGTTAACCTCGCCACGCAGCACTAACTCGCAGGCTCATTCTTCAAAAGGCACGCCGTCACCCCGAAAGGCTCCGACGGATTGTAGGCACACGGTTTCAGGTACTATTTCACTCCCCTCCCGGGGTACTTTTCACCTTTCCCTCACGGTACTCGTCCGCTATCGGTCACCAGGGAGTATTCAGGCTTAGCGGGTGGTCCCGCCAGATTCACAGCAAATTCCACGAGCTCGCTGCTACTTGGGAACACTACAAAGAGACGCCGGGTTTTCACGTACGGGACTCTCACCCTCTACGGCCGCGCTTTCCAGACACGTTCCGCTAACCACAACGTTTTCTGACTCTTTGCCAGTCCGGCAGAACTGACCAGTAGGTCCCACGACCCCGCACACGCAACCCCTGCCGGGTATCACACGAATACGGTTTAGCCTCTTCCGCTTTCGCTCGCCACTACTCACGGAATCACGGTTGTTTTCTCTTCCTGCGGGTACTGAGATGTTTCACTTCCCCGCGTTCCCTCCACACACCCTATGTGTTCAGGCGTGGGTGACCCCACATGACTGGGGCCGGGTTTCCCCATTCGGAAATCCTTGGATCTCAGCTCGGTTGACAACTCCCCAAGGCTTATCGCAGTCTCCTACGTCCTTCATCGGCTCCTGGTGCCAAGGCATCCACCGTATGCCCTTAATAACTTGCCACAAAGATGCTCGCATCCACTGTGCAGTTCTCAAAGAACAACCAGACACTCCCCACCACGCACAACGCCTACCCGGCAACCCAGGCGGTTCGAAGGCTAAGGAAGCCCTGCCGTCTCCTCGCTGAAAGAAACACAACACGCGTGTTCCCTCAGGACCCAACAGCGTACCGAACAGAAACCATGAACCCTTCGAAGACCCTTCCACACCCTCACAGGCAGTACTAACTCTCCGAACAACCCACGCTCTGCACTAGCCAGCATCCACATCATCGAGCAACCACCGGCCGATCGTTCGCCGACCGCATGGTTCTCCGAGCACACCGAGATGCACCCGCAGAATGCTCCTTAGAAAGGAGGTGATCCAGCCGCACCTTCCGGTACGGCTACCTTGTTACGACTTCGTCCCAATCGCCAGTCCCACCTTCGACCGCTCCCCCCCATACGGGTTGGGCCACGGGCTTCGGGTGTTACCGACTTTCGTGACGTGACGGGCGGTGTGTACAAGGCCCGGGAACGTATTCACCGCAGCGTTGCTGATCTGCGATTACTAGCGACTCCGACTTCACGGGGTCGAGTTGCAGACCCCGATCCGAACTGAGACCGGCTTTCTGGGATTCGCTCCACCTCACGGCTTAGCAGCCCTCTGTACCGGCCATTGTAGCATGTGTGAAGCCCTGGACATAAGGGGCATGATGACTTGACGTCATCCCCACCTTCCTCCGAGTTGACCCCGGCAGTCTCCCATGAGTCCCCGCCATCACGCGCTGGCAACATGGAACGAGGGTTGCGCTCGTTGCGGGACTTAACCCAACATCTCACGACACGAGCTGACGACAGCCATGCACCACCTGTACACCAGTCCGAAGAGGCCCCCATCTCTGGAGGTTTCCGGTGCATGTCAAGCCCAGGTAAGGTTCTTCGCGTTGCATCGAATTAATCCACATGCTCCGCCGCTTGTGCGGGCCCCCGTCAATTCCTTTGAGTTTTAGCCTTGCGGCCGTACTCCCCAGGCGGGGTGCTTAATGCGTTAGCTGCGGCACGGAGGACGTGGAAGCCCCCCACACCTAGCACCCACCGTTTACGGCGTGGACTACCAGGGTATCTAATCCTGTTCGCTCCCCACGCTTTCGCTCCTCAGCGTCAGTATCGGCCCAGAGACCCGCCTTCGCCACCGGTGTTCCTCCTGATATCTGCGCATTTCACCGCTACACCAGGAATTCCAGTCTCCCCTGCCGAACTCAAGTCTGCCCGTATCGACCGCAGGCTCCACGTTAAGCGTGAAGTTTTCACGGCCGACGCAACAAACCGCCTACGAGCTCTTTACGCCCAATAATTCCGGACAACGCTCGCACCCTACGTATTACCGCGGCTGCTGGCACGTAGTTAGCCGGTGCTTCTTCTGCAGGTACCGTCACTCACGCTTCGTCCCTGCTGAAAGAGGTTTACAACCCGAAGGCCGTCATCCCTCACGCGGCGTCGCTGCATCAGGCTTTCGCCCATTGTGCAATATTCCCCACTGCTGCCTCCCGTAGGAGTCTGGGCCGTGTCTCAGTCCCAGTGTGGCCGGTCACCCTCTCAGGCCGGCTACCCGTCGTCGCCTTGGTAGGCCATCACCCCACCAACAAGCTGATAGGCCGCGGGTCCATCCCATACCGCCGGAACTTTCCACCCCCCACCATGCGATGGAAGGTCGTATCCGGTATTAGACCTAGTTTCCCAGGCTTATCCCGGAGTACAGGGCAGGTTACCCACGTGTTACTCACCCGTTCGCCGCTCGTGTACCCCGAAGGGCCTTACCGCTCGACTTGCATGTGTTAAGCACGCCGCCAGCGTTCGTCCTGAGCCAGGATCAAACTCTCCAATAAGGATTGTGTTGATCGCTCGAACAACACTGACACACGAACCGGAATATGGTCCGTGACATTGCCAGTTGTCCAGTCAATCTCAAAGGAAACCTCTTGACGAGGTTCATAAATTTACTGGCTATTCGGCACGCTGTTGAGTTCTCAAAGAACACGCGCTCATCGTCACTCACCGCTCACGCGGCTCGATCGGAGGCTTGTGCATTCACAAAGCTGGTTGTGGAAACTAGACGCCCTGGTCACATCGGCTGCCTAGCAGCCCGGACTGGGTCTTCCCGTTTCGCGGTCACCCACTCTACCACACTCGGTGGGAGCTTGGTTCGTGACCCGCCGCGCTCCGTTCCGGTTTTCCCGGCCCGTTCCGCGCTGACAGAGAGAAAGTTACACGTACCCGAACCGGAGGTCAAATCGGGGTCGCGACGCGGCCGCACGGACTGAAACCGCAGGTCAGCAGCCCGTGCAGCACTCGCCACCACGCTATCCGACCCGGTTCGCGCGCAACAGTGTGACCGCCATCACACCAGAACCCGCACGCCGGCCGTGTTCCGCTTGCCCCGGCGCACGACCAGCCACGACCCGTGCAGCAGGTCGTCCCTGGCCGGCACCCACTCCTCGTCGACGACCTTCGCGTTGTTCACGTACGCGCCGCCCTCCTTGACGGTGCGCCGCGCCGCGCCCTTGCTGTCCGCCAGCCCGGAGACCACCAGCAGGTCCACGATGGTCGGCGAGTCCGCCAGGCGCACCTCGCCGGTCGGGGCCTCGGCCATCGCGGCCTCCAGCGTCGACAGGTCCAGCTCCCGCAGCTCGCCGCGCCCGAACAGCGCCTGGCTGGCCGCGACCACCTGTCGCGTCTCGCGCTCGCCGTGCACCAGGTCGGTGAACTCCTGGGCGAGCTTCTTCTGCGCGGCCCGCAGGTGCGGCGCCTCGGCGGTCTGCCGCTCCAGCTCGGCGATCTCGTCCCGCGACAGGAACGTGAACAGCCGCAGGTACCGCAGCACGTCGGCGTCGCCCACGTTCACGAAGTACTGGTACCAGGCGTACGGCGAGGTCATCGCCGGGTCGAGCCAGACGTTGCCGCCGCCGGTGGACTTGCCGAACTTGCGCCCCTCGGCGTCGGTGACCAGCGGCGCGGTCAGGGCGTGCACGGACTTGCCGTCGACCTTCCGGACCAGGTCGACGCCGCCGACGATGTTGCCCCACTGGTCGGAGCCGCCGACCTGGAGCCGCGTGCCGTACTCGCGGTGCAGCCGGAGGTAGTCGTGCGACTGGAGCAGCAGGTAGCTGAACTCCGTGTACGACATGCCGTCGCCGTCGAGCCGCCGCTTCACGGTCTCGCGGGCGAGCATGACGTTGACGGAGAAGTGCTTGCCGATGTCGCGCAGGAACTCCAGGACGGACACGCCGGCCGTCCAGTCGAGGTTGTTGACCACGACGGCCCCGGTGGGCCCGTCGTCGAACTCCACGAACCGCTCCAGCTGGCCGCGGATGCGCCCTGCCCACTCGGCGACGGTGTCCAGCGGGTTCAGGGACCGCTCGGCGGTGTCGCGGGGGTCGCCGATCATGCCGGTCGCGCCGCCCGCCAGGACGATCGGCCGGTGCCCGGCGCGCTGGAAGCGGCGCAGCATGAGCAGCGGGACCAGGTTGCCGGCGTGGAGGCTGGGCGCGGTGGGGTCGAACCCGGCATAGAGGGTGAGCGGGCCCGCGTCGAGGTCCTTCCGCAGGGCGTCGAGGTCGGTGGACTGCGCGATCAGGCCGCGCCAGGACAGCTCGTCGAGGATGTGCTCACTCACGGGCCGCATTCTCCCCTACGGCCGGACCGGGGCGCCGTCGTGGCCGGTGGTCGGCGCGGTGCCGTCCACCGCCGCGGTCCCCGCGGGTGGCGCTCCCGCGGCCGAACGGCGCGCCCGGCACGGCGGGCCGGCCCCGCCGGCGCTACCGAGGGTCACCGTGAGATTCACTCGGGTGAGGAAAAATCGCCCCGGTGGCCAATTGTCGCGCGGCCTCGTGACCGCCAGGTTTGCCTGGTGGCCAGCGACTTGCAGAAGCGGAAGAGCGCCATCGTCTTCAGCGCGATGGACAGCAACGACGACGGGTGCCTGGAACGGGCGGACTTCGAGGCGCTCACCGACCGGTGGGTGGCCCTGCGCCGCGGCGACGGCGGGGAGGACCGGCTGCGCGAGCTGATGATGACCTGGTGGGACACGCTGCGCGCGGCGTCGGACGGCAACTCGGACGAGCGGGTCACGTTCGACGAGCTGCTGTCGGTGGTGGACAACCTGGGCACCATGCTGGACCTCGTGGTGGCGACCGCGGAGTCCATGTTCGAGGCGGTGGACGAGGACGGCGACGGCGAGATCTCCGCCGAGGAGTACGGCCGGATGATCCGCGCGTGGACGGGTCGGGAGACCCCCACCGACGCCGCCTTCGCCCGGCTGGACCTCAACGGCGACGGGCACGTCTCGAAGGGCGAGTTCGCCCGGCACTGGGTGGAGTTCTGGGCCGGTGACGACGAGGACGCGCCCGGCACGCACGTCTTCGGCGAGGTCTAGGCGGTCCCGCCGCCCGTGCCGCCGGGCGCGCCGTTGCGGGTGCGCCGGGTGCCCCGGCGGTAGGTGCTGACGGCGGGCGAGTCGACCCAGAACCGCCACGGCACGTCCACCGCCACGGCGACGCCGACGCGCGGCCCGGTGCGGACCTCCGTCACCGGGTCGCCGGCGAGCAGCCGCACGGACGCGTCGGGCGCCGTGAGGTCGATGCCGTTGTGCGCCCGGTCCAGGCCGAGGACGCTGGTCAGCCGGGCCGGGCCCTTCGCCAGCTCGGCCCGGCTGCGGGCGGTCGGGCGGCGCCGCCCGGCCAGTTCGACGCCGGTGACGACCTCGCCCGCCCGCAGCAGCACCGCGCCGGGCACGCCGTCGGTGAGGGACACCACGTTGGCGCAGAAGTGCATCCCGTACACGAAGTACACGTACAGCCGGCCGGCCGGGCCGAACATGACGTCGTTGCGCGGGGTGCGCCCCCGGTAGCAGTGCGACGCCGGGTCGTCGCCGCCCCGGTACGCCTCGACCTCCACGATCCGCACGCCGACCACGCCCTCGGGCGTGGTGCTCTCGATGACGGAGCCGAGCAGGAGCCGCGCGGCGTCCACGGGGTCGACCGCCAGCTCCCCCTCGGTGAGCTGTCTAGCCACGGCGGGCCAGGTGCGCCTTGTCGCGCAGCCGCTTGAGCTGCTCGGCCACCCTGGCGGGCGCGGTGCCGCCGTGCGCGTCGCGGGACGCGATCGAGCCCGCGACGGTCAGCACGTCGCGCACACCCGGCGTGAGGTGCGGCGAGACCTCGGCGAACTCGGCGTCGGTCAGCTCGTCGAGCCCGACGCCGCGCGCCTCGGCCGCGCGGACGCACCCGCCGGCGGCCTCGTGCGCGACGCGGAACGGGACGCCCTGCCGCACCAGCCACTCGGCGATGTCGGTGGCGAGGGTGAACCCGGCGGGCGCGACCTCGGCCATGCGGGCGGTGTCGAACCGCATGGTGGCGATCATCCCGGCCAGGGCGGGCAGCAGGAGCTCCAGCTGCTCGACGGAGTCGAACAGCGGCTCCTTGTCCTCCTGGAGGTCGCGGTTGTAGGCGAGGGGCTGGGCCTTGAGCGTGGCCAGCAGCCCGGTGAGGTTGCCGATGAGGCGGCCGGACTTGCCGCGGGTCAGCTCGGCGACGTCCGGGTTCTTCTTCTGCGGCATGATCGAGCTGCCGGTGGCCCACGCGTCGTCGAGCACGGCGAAGCGGAACTCGGCGGTGGTCCAGATGATCACCTCTTCGGCGATCCGGGACAGGTCGACGCCGATCATCGCGAGCACGAACGCGATCTCCGCGGCGAAGTCCCGCGAGGCCGTGCCGTCGATGGAGTTCTCGGCGGGCGCGTCGAAGCCCAGCTCCACGGCCACGGCGGTCGGGTCGAGGCCGAGGGACGAGCCGGCGAGCGCGCCCGAGCCGTACGGTGACACGGCGGCCCGCTTGTCCCAGTCGCGCAGGCGGGCGACGTCGCGCAGCAGCGCCTGGCCGTGCGCCAGGAGGTGGTGGGCGAGCAGCACGGGCTGCGCGGACTGGAGGTGGGTGCGGCCGGGCATGACGGCGTCGGGGTGCGCCTCGGCCTGGTCGGCGAGGGCGTCCACGACGTCCAGGACGCCCTCGGACACGCGGCGGGCGGCGTCGCGCAGCCACATCCGGAACAGGGTGGCGACCTGGTCGTTGCGGGACCGGCCGGCGCGCAGCTTGCCGCCCAGCTCGGGTCCGGCGCGGTCGATCAGGCCGCGTTCGAGGGCGGTGTGGACGTCCTCGTCGGCGAGCACGGGCGTGAACGCGCCGGAGGCCACGTCGGCCTCCAGGGCGTCCAGCGCCGCGAGCATCCGGTCCAGCTCGTCCCCGGTCAGCAGGCCCGCGCGGTGCAGCACGCGGGCGTGCGCGCGGGAGCCCCTGATGTCGTAGGGGGCGAGTCGCCAGTCGAAGTGCGTCGACGCGGACAGCAGTGCCATCGCGTCGGCCGGTCCACTGGCGAACCGCCCGCCCCACAGTGCGCTCACTTGTTCAGGTCCCTCTTCGCGGCGATCTTGCTCGGCAGGCCCCACGACCGGACGAAGCCCTCGGCGAGCGGCTGGTCGGAGGTGTCGCGCTCGTCGTGGGTGGCGAGTCCGCGGCCGTGCCGCGACCCCTCGCCGCGCCGACCGGTGACGACCGCGCGACCGCCGTGCAGGACGAGCCGCACCTCGCCCGGCGCGTGCCGCCGGGTCGTCCCGGTGAAGCCGCCCAGAGCGTACTTCAGCGGTGCGGGCGGCGGTCCGCCGTGCACCGGTTCGCCCCGGTCGGCGGCCGCCGCGACGACGGCGGCCCCGGTCCCCTCGGCGTTCCGGCCGGTCGCGGCGGGGGTGTCCGGCCCGCCGGGCACGACCCGGTCACGCATCGGTCCCCCCCGGCGGCGGCTGGTCGGGTCCGGCGGCGAGCGCGGTCAGGCGCGCCGCCAGTCCCGCCCCGGTGAGCGGCTCCCGCGCGACGACGACGATGGTGTCGTCGCCGGCGATGGTGCCGACGACCTCGTCGAGCGCGGAGCGGTCGAGGGCGCTGGCCAGGAACTGCGCCGCGCCGGGCGGGGTGCGCAGCACCGCCAGGTTGCCCGACCAGTCGGCGGAGACCAGCAGTTCGCCGAGGACGCGGGCGAGGCGGGAGGTGCCGCCCTGGACGCCGCGCACGGGGCTGCCGTCCTCGGGGATGACGTAGACCGGCGCGCCGCCGTCGGCCCCGCGCAGCTTCACCGCGCCGAGCTCGTCCAGGTCGCGGGACAGGGTGGCCTGGGTGACCTCGATGCCCTCCGCCGCGAGCGTCTTCGCCAGCTCGGACTGGCTGCGGATGGCCCGCCTGCTGATCAGCTCGACGATGCGGGCCTGGCGGGCGGTGCGCGTCACGGCGCGGCTCCCGGCGGGACGCGCGAGTGCTCCAGCAGCCACACGAGGACCGCCTTCTGGGCGTGCAGGCGGTTCTCGGCCTCGTCCCACACGGCGCTGTCCGGCCCGTCGAGCACCTCGTCGGTGATCTCCCAGCCGCGGTGCGCGGGCAGGCAGTGCAGCACGGTGGTCTCGACGCCGGTGGCGGCGACGAGCGCGGCGTTGAGCTGGTAGGGCCGGAACGGGCCGACGCGGTCGCGGCCGTCGTTCTCCTGGCCCATCGACGTCCAGGTGTCGGTGACCAGCACGTCGGCCCCGTCGACGGCCGCGCGCGGGTCGGTGATCACCTCGACGGAGCCGCCGGTCTCGACGGCGCGCTTGCGGGCGTCGTCGAGGACCCACTCGGCGGGCCGGAAGTGCTCGGGCGCGGCGACGCGGACGTGCATCCCGGCCGTCGTGCCGCCGAGCAGGAGCGAGTTGGCCATGTTGTTCGCGCCGTCGCCGAGGTAGGTGACGGTGAGGCCGGCGAGCCTGCCGCGCGCGCGGCGGATGGTCTGGAGGTCGGCCAGCACCTGGCACGGGTGGAACTCGTCGGTCAGCGCGTTGATCACGGGGACGCGGGACACCGACGCCATCGCGTCGATGCGCTTCTGCGCGAACGTCCGCCACACCACCGCGTCGACGTAGCCGGACAGGATGCGCGAGGTGTCCTCGATGGTCTCCTCGCGGCCCAGCTGCATGGAGCGGCCGTCGACGATCACCGGGTTGCCGCCGAGCTGCGCGATGCCGACCTCGAACGACAGGCGGGTGCGGGTCGAGTTCTTTTCGAAGATCACCGCCACGGACTTGGGCCCGGCCAGCGGTTTGGCGCCGAGCCGGTCGGCCTTGAACGCGTCCGCGAGGTCGAGGACCTCGGCCTGCTCGGCCGGGTCCAGGTCGTCGTCGCGCAGGAAGTGGCGCACCATCAGGACTCCTCGGCCGACAGGAACGACGGCAGGTCGGCCACCAGGCGGTGGGCGTCGGCTTCGGCCAGGATCAGCGGCGGCGCGAGCCGCAGCACGTCGGGCTGGATGGGGTTGACCAGGTAGCCGGCCCGCTGCGCCGCCGCCGCGGCCTTCGCCGAGACCGCCTCGCGCAGCGTGACGCCGAGCAGCAGGCCGGCGCCCCGCACCCCGGAGACCAGCGGGTGGTCCAGCGCCTCGATGCCGGCCGCGATCTCCTTGCCCACCGCGGCGGCGTGCTCCAGCAGGCCGTCGGCGGCGATCGTGTCGAGCACGGCCAGCGCCGCGGCGCAGCTGACGGGGTTGCCGCCGAAGGTCGTGCCGTGGTGGCCGGGCTCGAACAGGTCCTTGGCCGCGCCGAACGCGACGCACGCGCCCAGCGGCAGGCCGCCGCCCAGGCCCTTGGCCAGCGTCATCACGTCCGGCACGACGCCGAACCGCTGGAACGCGAACCACGCGCCGAGCCGGCCGACGCCGGTCTGCACCTCGTCGAGCACGAGCAGCGCGCCGTGCCGGGCGGTGATCGCGCGGGCCGCCTGGAGGTAGCCCTCGGGCGGCACCACGACGCCCTGCTCGCCCTGGACGGGCTCCACGAAGAACGCGGCGGTGTCGTCGTCGATCGCGGCCTCCAGCGCGGCCACGTCGCCGTACGGGACGTGCGTGACGCCGGGCACCAGCGGCTCGAACGGGGTGCGCTTGCCCGGCTGCCCGGTCAGCGCCAGCGCGCCCATCGTGCGGCCGTGGAAGCCGCCCTCGGTGGCGACGACCTTCGTGCGGCCGGTGCGGCGGCTGAGCTTGAACGCGGCCTCGTTGGCCTCCGCGCCGGAGTTGCAGAACAGCACCCGGCCCCCGCCGTCCGCGCCGGCCAGGTCGAGCAGCCGCTCGGCGAGCCGGAGCGCGGGCTCGTTGATGTAGAGGTTGGAGGTGTGGGCGATCGTCTTGATCTGGGCGGTGACCGCGGCGACGACCGCCGGGTGCGCGTGGCCCAGCGCGTTGACCGCGATGCCGGTCAGCAGGTCGAGGTAGCGGTTGCCCTCGGTGTCCCAGACGTAGGCGCCCTCGCCGCGGGCCAGGGTCAGGCCGGGCGTGCCGTAGTTGTTCATCATCGCGGCCTGCCACCGCTGCTGGTCGCTCACTGCTTCTCCCCCGTTCGGTCACCGCTGGTCACCATCGTCCCGACGCCCTCGGAGGTGAAGACCTCCAGGAGCACCGAGTGCGCGAGCCTGCCGTCGATGACGTGCGCCTCGGGCACGCCGCCGCGCACGGCGCGCAGGCACGCCTCCATCTTCGGCACCATGCCGCTGTCCAGGTCCGGGAGCATCCGCTCCAGCCGGTCGGCGTCGACCCGGTGCAGCAGCGAGCCGCGGTCCGGCCAGTCCGCGTACAGGCCCTCCACGTCGGTGAGGACCACGAGCTTCGCGGCGCGCAGCGCCACCGCGACCGCGCCGGCTGCCGTGTCGGCGTTGACGTTGTGCACCACGCCGTCGGCGTCCGGCGCGACCGTGGAGACGACCGGGATGCGGCCCGCCGCGACGATGTCGAGCACCGCGTCGGGGTTCACCTCCACGATGTCGCCCACCAGGCCGATGTCCACCGGCTCGCCGTCCACCAGGGCCGGTCGGCGGGCGGCGGTCAGCAGGTGGGCGTCCTCGCCGGACAGGCCGACCGCGAGCGGGCCGTGCTCGTTGATCAGGCCGACGAGCTCGCGCTGCACCTGGCCGACGAGCACCATGCGGACCACGTCCATCGCCTCGGGCGTGGTGACCCGCAGGCCGCCGCGGAACTCGCTCTCGATGCCGAGCCTGGCCAGCATCGCCGCGATCTGCGGCCCGCCGCCGTGCACGACGACGGGGTGCAGGCCGGCGAGCTTGAGGAACACCATGTCCTGCGCGAACGCGCGCTTGAGCCCGTCGTCCACCATCGCGTTGCCGCCGTACTTGACGACCACGGTCGCGCCCCGGAAGCGCTGGAGCCACGGCAGCGCCTCGATCAGGACCTCGGCCTTCGCCTGTGCCGTCCGGTCGGTCATGAGCTGTAGGCGCTGTTCTCTTCGACGTAGCCGTGCGACAGGTCGGTGGTGAGCACGGTCGCGGCACCGTCGCCGACGTTCAGGTCGATCACGATGGCGATGTCGCGGCCGGACAGGTCGGCCTCGCCCCGGTCGGCGGCCTTGTGGCCGTCGGCGAACAGGGTGACGCCGTTGATCGTGATGCCGAGCTTGTGCTGGTCGACGGTGGCGCGCGAGCGGCCGACGGCCATCGCGACGCGGCCCCAGTTCGGGTCGGAGCCGAACAGGGCGGTCTTGACCAGGTTGTCCTCGGCGACGGTCCGGGCGACCGTGAGCGCGTCGGCCTCGGACGCCGCGCCGTTGACCGTGACGCTGATCTCCTTGGTGACGCCCTCGGCGTCGCCCTGGAGCTGCTTGACCAGGTCGGCGGCCACGGCGGTGAGCAGCCGGGCGAAGTCGCCCGCGTCGGGCGCGACGCCGGACGCGCCGGAGGCCAGCAGCAGCACGGTGTCGTTGGTGGAGGTGCCGCCGTCGACGTCGAGCCGGTCGTAGGTGCGCGCGGTGGTGGCGCGCAGGGCCGCGTCGAGCGCGTCGCCGTCGAGGGCGGCGTCGGTGGTGAGGACGCTGAGCATGGTGGCCATGTTGGGCGCGAGCATCCCGGCGCCCTTGACGAACCCGCCGACCGACCAGCCGTCGGGGTGCGCCGCCCAGCACTGCTTGGGGCGGGTGTCGGTGGTCATCACGGCGGTGGCGGCGGCCAGGCCGGCCGCGTCGCCGTCGGCGAGCCGCCCCGCGGCCAGCTCGACGCCCGCCGTCAGCCGGTCCATCGGGAGGCGTTCGCCGATCAGGCCGGTGGAGCAGACGGCGACCTCGATCGCGCCGACGCCCAGCACCTCGGCGACCTTCTCGGCGGTGGCGTGGGTGTCCTGGAAGCCCTCGGGCCCGGTGCAGGCGTTCGCGCCGCCGGAGTTGAGCACCACGGCGGCGAGCCTGCGCTCCCGGAGCACCTGCTGCGACCACAGCACGGGCGCGGCCTTCACCTGGTTGGTGGTGAACACGCCCGCGGCGGCCCGGCCCGGCCCCTCGTTGACGACCAGCGCGAGGTCCAGGCCGCCGGACTCCTTGATGCCGGCGGCGACGCCCGCCGCCTTGAAGCCCTTCGGTCCGGTGACGCCGCGGTCGCGGGTCGGTGCGGTGGCGGGTGTGGTCACGGTGCGACTCCAACGGTGGACAGGCCGGTGGTCTCCGGCAGGCCGAGGGCGAGGTTCATACACTGCACCGCGGCGCCCGCGGTGCCCTTCGCCAGGTTGTCCACCGCCGCCACGACCACCAGGCGGTTCAGGTCGTGGTCGACGGTGACCTGGAGCAGCACCGCGTTCGAGCCGAGCACCGCGCCCGTGGTCGGCCAGTGGCCTTCCGGCAGCAGGTGCACGAACGGCTCGTCGGCGTACGCCTCCTCGTAGGCGGCGCGGACGTCGCCCGCGTCGGCCTTGAGCGTCGCCGAGCAGGTGGCGAGGATGCCGCGCGGCAGCGGCGCGAGGACCGGCGTGAACGACACCCCGACCGGCTCGCCGGCGACCGCGGACAGGTTCTGCGCGATCTCGGGGGTGTGCCGGTGCGCGCCGCCGACGCCGTACGCGCTCAGCGAGCCCATCACCTCCGAGCCGAGCAGGTTCGGCTTGGGCGCCTTGCCCGCGCCCGACGTGCCGGACACGGCGACGACGGTGACCTCGGGCTCGACCAAGCCCATCGCGGGCGCGAGCGCGAGGGAGGACACGGTCGGGTAGCAGCCGGGCACGGCGACCCGCCGGGTGGTCCGCAGGGCGTCGCGGTGACCCGGCAGCTCGGGCAGGCCGTAGGGCCAGCTGCCCGCGTGCTCGCCGCCGTACCAGCGCTCCCAGGAGCGGGCGTCGGTGAGCCGGTGGTCCGCGCCGCAGTCGACGACCAGGGTGTCCTCGCCGAGCCGGGCGGCGAGCGCGGCCGAGTGGCCGTGCGGCAGGGCGAGGAAGACGACGTCGTGGCCGGCGAGGTGCTCGGCCGTGGTCTCGACCAGGGTGCGGTCGGCGAGGGGCAGCAGGTGGGGTTGGTGGGCGAGCAGCGGCGCGCCCGCGTTCCCGCCCGCCGTCAACGCCCCGATCTCCACGTCCGGGTGGCCGAGCAGGAGGCGCAACAGCTCACCCCCGGCATAGCCACTGGCACCCGCGACCGCGATCCGCACCGTCATGTGGATGATTATGCACTGTCGCGCAAAACTACTCAATCCCGTTTTCGCGGGTGGCGGGCCCGGCGGCCCGGCCCGACCTCCGGCGCGGCCCTCCGGCCGCGTGAGCGACCCTCGGGTCCGCATCCTCCGGCACCGTCACCCGTTCGGGCACATCGGGGTTCCGCAGAGTGCTCCAGCTCACTGTGTTCGATGGCCGCGACTCCGTCGCGGCGGCTCGGCCGCCTGTTGGTCGGCCCATCCCGCCTGATTTCCCGCCGATCGAAAAGCGTGATCGGCGGGAAATCAGGCGGGACAGGCCGACGCGGCCTCGCTGCGCGGGTGCGGGAGACCCCGTGATACCACCGTCGCATAGCACTTCATGCCGCTACCGCCCCCGCACCGCGAGGCCGCGTCGG
Coding sequences:
- a CDS encoding acetylornithine transaminase yields the protein MSDQQRWQAAMMNNYGTPGLTLARGEGAYVWDTEGNRYLDLLTGIAVNALGHAHPAVVAAVTAQIKTIAHTSNLYINEPALRLAERLLDLAGADGGGRVLFCNSGAEANEAAFKLSRRTGRTKVVATEGGFHGRTMGALALTGQPGKRTPFEPLVPGVTHVPYGDVAALEAAIDDDTAAFFVEPVQGEQGVVVPPEGYLQAARAITARHGALLVLDEVQTGVGRLGAWFAFQRFGVVPDVMTLAKGLGGGLPLGACVAFGAAKDLFEPGHHGTTFGGNPVSCAAALAVLDTIAADGLLEHAAAVGKEIAAGIEALDHPLVSGVRGAGLLLGVTLREAVSAKAAAAAQRAGYLVNPIQPDVLRLAPPLILAEADAHRLVADLPSFLSAEES
- the argB gene encoding acetylglutamate kinase produces the protein MTDRTAQAKAEVLIEALPWLQRFRGATVVVKYGGNAMVDDGLKRAFAQDMVFLKLAGLHPVVVHGGGPQIAAMLARLGIESEFRGGLRVTTPEAMDVVRMVLVGQVQRELVGLINEHGPLAVGLSGEDAHLLTAARRPALVDGEPVDIGLVGDIVEVNPDAVLDIVAAGRIPVVSTVAPDADGVVHNVNADTAAGAVAVALRAAKLVVLTDVEGLYADWPDRGSLLHRVDADRLERMLPDLDSGMVPKMEACLRAVRGGVPEAHVIDGRLAHSVLLEVFTSEGVGTMVTSGDRTGEKQ
- the argC gene encoding N-acetyl-gamma-glutamyl-phosphate reductase, with translation MTVRIAVAGASGYAGGELLRLLLGHPDVEIGALTAGGNAGAPLLAHQPHLLPLADRTLVETTAEHLAGHDVVFLALPHGHSAALAARLGEDTLVVDCGADHRLTDARSWERWYGGEHAGSWPYGLPELPGHRDALRTTRRVAVPGCYPTVSSLALAPAMGLVEPEVTVVAVSGTSGAGKAPKPNLLGSEVMGSLSAYGVGGAHRHTPEIAQNLSAVAGEPVGVSFTPVLAPLPRGILATCSATLKADAGDVRAAYEEAYADEPFVHLLPEGHWPTTGAVLGSNAVLLQVTVDHDLNRLVVVAAVDNLAKGTAGAAVQCMNLALGLPETTGLSTVGVAP
- the argJ gene encoding bifunctional glutamate N-acetyltransferase/amino-acid acetyltransferase ArgJ; its protein translation is MTTPATAPTRDRGVTGPKGFKAAGVAAGIKESGGLDLALVVNEGPGRAAAGVFTTNQVKAAPVLWSQQVLRERRLAAVVLNSGGANACTGPEGFQDTHATAEKVAEVLGVGAIEVAVCSTGLIGERLPMDRLTAGVELAAGRLADGDAAGLAAATAVMTTDTRPKQCWAAHPDGWSVGGFVKGAGMLAPNMATMLSVLTTDAALDGDALDAALRATTARTYDRLDVDGGTSTNDTVLLLASGASGVAPDAGDFARLLTAVAADLVKQLQGDAEGVTKEISVTVNGAASEADALTVARTVAEDNLVKTALFGSDPNWGRVAMAVGRSRATVDQHKLGITINGVTLFADGHKAADRGEADLSGRDIAIVIDLNVGDGAATVLTTDLSHGYVEENSAYSS